The Pseudoalteromonas translucida KMM 520 genome segment TACGTATTTTTGCTACTTTATTTGTAACAGCGTAGTTTTGATTAGGTTAGATGCAAATAGCAGGTTTTAAAGTAAAGCCTAAAAATTCGAGAGTAAAATTAAAATAAGTTAATACTCCCTGTTGAGGGACTATGTTATATTTGCGTTAATATAAAAAACTAAAACAATGATTATACGGATTATTTATTATGTATAGAGTAAAACCTTTGTTAGTAGGCGGTTTAGCCGCTTTGTGTGCACCGGTATTTGCAGCCGATGAGCTAAACAGCTTTCAGTCGTTTACGGGTTATACCGGGTTAATTAATACACCTACTGCTGAGGTTTTGAACAAAGGCATAGTTGATATTGGCTATAATAATCAGCTTGATTTACGTGGTACGAAATACTTAGATGGCCATAACTTTATTTTTAGCGCTGGGTTGTTTAATGGTTTTGAGATGAGCGGGCAAATAGCCTCTAGCTCAATGCACGACAACATGTTTAGAAGCGAAGGACGTGGGCAGTTAAGGGATTTGTCGTTTAATGCAAAGTACCAGTTGCCGTATATTCCTCAAAATTGGTTTAGCTTTGCTATTGGCGCGAAAGATATTGGCGGTGCGGCTAATAACTACGAAACCTATTATGCTGTTGCCTCAAAAGAGGTTGGCGATTTTAGGTTTAGCGCGGGTATTGCTAAAAGTGAGCGTTTAACTGGCCAAATGGATGGTGCCTTTGCTGGGGTGGAGTGGCAATTATTTGATTGGTTTACGCTACAAGCTGAACATGATGGCGAAGCTGAAAATGCGGCCGCGCGTATAACTATACCTAAAGAGTGGCTTTACGATATAGGCACGCTTACTTTAACAAGTCGCTTTTATAGTAATAGCGACTTTGATGAGCAAAGTACTTATTGGGGTGTTAACTTTAGTACGCCATTGTCGAGCACTGCGGCGCCTCGTACTGCTTCGGCTGCTCCTACGTCTTATACTGAAAATAATAGTCAGCCAACAAAGACAGTAAGTACCCAGCCCGCAAGCTTAATTACTGCTGATGTAGTTACTGTAGATGCGATTACAGCTGATACTACATTAATTGAGCCTGTTAAAGATGATATGGCCGATAACCACTCTTTACAAAGTAATGCTAAAAAAAGTATTAATGTTCAAGTGGCGAGCTTAAAAACAGCGCTTGCTGCTGATGGCTTTGAAAATTTACAAGTAGCCTATAACCAGCAAAACCAAATTGTGGTTAAGTTTGAAAACTCTGTATTTAACCGTAACGACATTGATGCCTTTGGTTTAGTGTTGGGGCGGATAGCTGAGTATGTTACCCCAAGTAATGCTGAGTTTAATGTCGTGCTTGCTAAGTATGATATACCCCTAATGAGTGTGAGTGGCCAGGTGAGTAATTACCGTGAGTTTATTGAGGGCAGTATAACGCCTGATTTAAATATTACTAAAGGCACGCTACCTATGCCCAAAGCGCTTACGTGGGTGGGTTTAACTCGCGCTAATAGCCCTTATTTTAAACCCCGTATTACCTTTGGCCCCGCTATAACCAATAGCTATGCGACCGAATTAGGTGTTTACGATTTTTCGCTTGCGCTACGTGCCGATATTGATTTACCCCTTTGGCAAGGTGGCGGTGTAACCGTTGGCGGGCAAGTGCATGTTGCCAATAGTGACGACTTTGAAAAAAAGGGGTCGTTTAGACGCTTACGAGAGGAAACCGGCATTGATCGTGCGGTGTTTTATCAAACGTTTGCACTTCCTTTTGGTTTATATAACCAAACACAAGTGGGTTTCTTTAAAGAAACCTACGACTACACTGGTATTATTAACGAAACAGCATGGTTAAGTGATGCTGGCCGACATAAAATTAGTGCTGATTTAGGTTACTTTGAGTATCAAAATTACAATGGCAGCCGTGAGTATAAAACGCTTTCGTACCAATATAACTGGGTTGAGCAAAATATAACCTTACACGCTACCGCAGGTGAATTTTGGAGTGAAGACACAGGTGCTAGGCTAGAGAGCCGCTTTTGGTTTGGCGATAGTTATATTTCGCTATTTTATGAAGATACATCGGTACGTAAAGCGGGTGTAGCGTTTAGTATTCCACTTTCGCCACAAAAAGATATGAACGTAACACGTTTCGGACAAGTAAAAGGTACTGAGGCATGGAGACATACCGCCAGCACTCAGATCGGTCAGTCTCATAATCGTTTGGTGTTTAACCAAGGGTTTACCCCTAAAACGGCAATCACCTTAGATAGAACCTTTTTAAACCAAGGGCGTATGTCGAGTGATTATATATACGCAAACCTATTAAGGCTTAAAGAGGTTTATATAAAATACAAATAAAAGAACAAAGGTAAAACCTAGATTTTAGACGCCAGATTACGGTAAAAATAAAAATCAGATAGCAGATATATAGAAGATATAAAGCAAAAGGTTTTGGCCGGGTGATGTTAAGTCATAGCTTGGTGATAATAGCTACTTAAAGCATGTGTTGTACTTTCAAATTTGTTGTTAATGATGGATTAGAAGGTATAGCGTAGCTTCAGTTGCAAGGTTATTGTTGTTTGATGCGGCTTTTTTACAGTATTACTGTGTATTACCATAATAAATTTGTATGAATTTTTAATGATTAGCTGTTTAATTTTATATATGTTGGATATAATTCAACCTAAATTTGCAACCTATGTTACTGCTGTTAAAATTGGTATCTAATTTTTGTTGGATTTTTAACAAATTATTATAGATTTTGAATATTAATTGAAATGGAATAAAAGGACTCTCTATGTTTACTAACAAAAAATCGCTACTTGCTCTATCTGTGGTATCTGCTCTTGCTTTAAGTGGTTGTGGTACTGATGATGATAACAATAAGCCGGCTCCACCTGTTGAGCCACCTGTAGTTGTAGTTGTACCGCCAGAAGCACCTGTTGCACTGAGCGCAGTAGTTTATGGTAACGTTGTTGATGCAGAAGATGTAGCTGCTCTTCCTTCAACAATCACTTTCTTTGAAGCGGGTGTAGCATCAGAGAATATCGTCGATGTTGATGGTAATGTTACTGCTACAATTAATTCTGAAGATGGCGGTTTTGTTTTCCAAATAAAAGACGGCGCTGACATCGATCAAATTACAGCCGTTGTTACATCTGAAAACTATGTGTCAAAAGCGTTTGTTGTTGATTTATCTGCACTTAGTGATGGTGATGTTTCAGTTGAGCTAGGTTTAACATCTGCTGATACTGATGGCCTTATCGTAGCTGATCCAGTAGAAGCGACTATTAGCGAAGACGGTACAAGCGCAACTGCGATTGAGGTTACAGTTGATAACAGTAACGGTGCTACATCTAAAGTTGTTATCCCAGCAAATACCGTTTTACAAGATGCGAATGGTAACCCTGTAACAGGTACTGTTAGTGTTAAAGTAACAACTGCTAAACCTGGTTCAGCAGCAGCAGCAGCTATTGTTCCACAGGGATTAAACAGTGCTGACTCTACAACAGTACTTACACCAGTGGGTGTAACAAGTGTTGAAATGGTTAATGCCGATGGTGTTAAAGTTAAAAAGTTCTCTAGCCCTATCAATATAGATATGGCAGTTAGATCTGGAACTGTTGCTCCTTTAGGTCTTTCTTCTCAAAATGAAGCAACCGGTGTATGGTCTGCAGAAAGTGAAACTGTTACAGTTTCTGCTGATGTAGGTAGTTTTGCTACTAACCATTTAACATTCTTTGCTGCAACTACTTCTTCGGCAGTATGTGCTACGCCAATTCGCTTCCTGTTTTCTGGTGACACCATACCAAATCCAGCAGGTTTGAACTTACGTCTTAGCTCATCAGATATCGATTATACATTCCCAGGTGTTAAAGGTAACTTGAATGTGCCGGCTCCTCTAGTATCATTTATTGGTGTTAGTGATACTGCAAAGACTCGTATACGAGTTCGTGATATTGAAGGAAACGTTTGGTATGATTCAGCGTCTGAAGTAGCAATCTGTGGTGACGTAAATGTTGCTTTAACAGCACCAGCAGTAACTTATCAATCTGAAACTTTTGGAATTACAGCTGAATGTAGTAATGGCGATGGTGAATCTGTTGGCGCATCGGGTGCATTGGTTAAGTACAGCCGTAACGGTAAAGGTATGAAAGTTGCTAAAGGCGACGGTGCTGGTAACTATGCACTAACCAATATGGTTGATGGTGAAACTTACAATGTAACAGTTAAGTATAAAGGCAGCCTTAAAGCTATCGGTACTAAAGCTTACACAGTAACTGCTGACGGCGTGGATGAGTCGCAAACTGAATTACTAACATGTGATACAACTACCGGCAGCACAGGTAGCACCGGCGGTAATTAATTATTCAGTGAATACATAAGAGCTAAAGTTAAGCTCTAACAAAAGCCGCAGCAATGCGGCTTTTTTGTTTTTATTAAAAATGAAACGTTAGAATAAGTGATCAGGTACCGAGTAGAAATAAAAAAGGTTTTAGGGATCCAACATGATGTTTTAAGTAGGAGTTAGCAAGCTCGGTGTATTGAATTTAATGTGCTTGAATAGCTTGCCACCACGTCGCGCAGGGCGAGAGAGCATATGCATTGTATTTTTCAGTAGTGCAGTTTGAAAGTATCGCGACAGCAAGCTGAGCGCTTCTAAGTAAAAACCAAGCTCGGTGCTAAAATTAGATATAGATACAGTTTTGTTTATAACGCTAATTTTAGATTTTAAAAGCGTATAAGTTTTTAATGAAATTTTATATGAATAATGTTCTTTGAATTTTCTGAGGAAAGAAAATTGGGGCGATTGACGGGGCTTGAACCCGCGACAACCGGAATCACAATCCGGGGCTCTACCAACTGAGCTACAACCGCCACAACACACCTTGGTTGGTGTGAGGCGCATAATACATAAAGTATTAAAAGTTGTGAAGCAAAAAAGTGAAAAAAATTAAAAAAAGAGTGAAATAGCATGTTTAGGGTGTGTTTTGCATGAAAAATAGCCAAGTTGATTGTTGTTTTAATAAGTAACTGGATTAAAGTTCATTTATGCAAACCCATTATCTAATGAATCTAAAATGTAAATAATATATAATTTGCCGATAAAATCAGATGAACTCTTTCAGGGACCAAAAATGGAATCGGTACTCAATTGGCTTAACGAAAATTCCGGCCTAATTTTACACTATGGTATGCAAGCGGTAATAGCGCTGGTTATCTTTTTATTAGGTGGGCGAATTGCAAAGTTTTGTGCAAACTTAACCGAAAAAGCATTCGACAAAAAGAAAGTAGACAAAGCAGTAGGCTCATTTGTTTCTAGTATTGTATTTGCCATAGTATTTATGGCGACCGTTTTAATGGCGCTGTCGCAAATAGGTATCGAAACAACTTCATTTATCGCTATTTTAGGTGCTGCAGGTTTAGCTGTAGGTTTAGCACTACAAGGCTCGCTTTCTAACTTTGCATCAGGTGTGCTGATTATTTTACTACGCCCTTTTAAATCGGGTGACTACGTAGAGGCAGGTAATAAAGCCGGCACCATTAAAAAAATAGAAATATTTTCAACAGAGCTGCGCACCCCAGATAACAAAGTTATCATAATGCCAAATTCAAAAATTATGTCAGATGCAATCGTTAACTACTCACGAGAGTCAACACGCCGTATAGATTTAGTGATACGTGTAGATTACGATGCCGATTTACGCAAAGCGAAAGAAGTGCTTAAATCAATACTTGATAACGAGCCGCGCATTTTAAAAGATCCGGCTTATAACGTATCAGTGTCTGAACTCGCTGAATCAAGCGTAAACTTTATAGTTCGCCCGTGGGTTGAATCAGCCGATTATTGGCCTACGTACTGGAGTTTACTCGAAGAAATTAAAGTTATATTTGATGAGCAAGGGATCAATATTCCAAGCCCTCAAATGGATGTACATTTACACAAACAAGATTAATTTACTTACAGCTATACAAAGGTTATTTTTAATGAAACTAAAGCTTTTATCAATTTTAGTTGCAGCAACAGCAGCAACTAACGCATTTGCAGACGACGCTGAGCAAAAAACTTGGGAAGTTACCAGTGAGCTAGGTGCTATTATTACTAGTGGTAATACCGAAACCACCACACTTAAAGGTGGTATTAAGGTATTGCATCATCTAGAGCGTTGGAATAATGAGTACAAACTCGACGGTATTTACAAAGAAGACGAAGTAGAAAACGACGATGGTACAAAAGACAAACAACGTACTAACGAAAAATACGCTATTTCTGCACAAGGCAATTACAAATTAAATGAAAAACACTCGCACCTATTCATTTATGGTTCACACGTTTCAGACTATTTTGGTGCCTATAGAAGTGAGTCGGTAGTTTCTGCTGGTTATGGTTTACGTTTATTAAACGAAAAAAGCATGTGGTTAAATGCCGAAATCGGTCCAGGTTATAAGTACTTTAAGTATCCAGATGTAAGCACTGAAGTTGACGAAAACGGTAATTCATTAGCGGGTGAATACGAAGGCGAAATTATTGCCTTAGGTAAGTTAGATTATAACTGGAAGATTTCTGATAACGCCCGTTTTACGCAATTATTAACAGTAGAGTATGGTGACACTAATACCAAAACACGCTCAGAAACTGCACTACTTGCTAAAATAAATGGTTCATTACAAATGAAGGTTGCTTACAACATAATCAATAACTCAAATGTTGCTGATGACAAAGAAAGCACCGATACAGAGACCTCGCTAACATTGGTTTACAGTTTTTAACCAATAACACTAAGTTAATGACATTTAAATGACTAAGGGGGCAAAAGCCCCTTTTTTATTAGTTTAATAGTAATGTACAATACACAGCAATTCTTGTTGTAGACCTAGGGAAATACCTACTCGTGAACGTTCTTAAACACTTATTTAGTGCCTTAGTATTAATATGCAGCTTTAGCGCATTAGCACTTACTCCGAGTGCCTCGCAGCTAGAGCAATTTAAAAAATTACCAAAGTCTCAACAGCAGGCATTGGCAAAGCAGTATGGTGTTGACCTATCGGTAATAACTGGGTCAAACCAATCAAGTAATCAACCTAAAGCAGAAGAACCAACAATAGGTGAACGCGATTCTACACAACAGCAAAATCAAGCAGAAACTAACAAAAACCAATTTAAACCAAAAACAGACGAAGTAAAACCATTTGGTTACGAACTTTTTGCCGGCGAACCTACTACATTTATGCCTAGCGAAACGGCAGCAGTTTCCGGCACCTACTTAGTGGGGCGTGGCGATCAGCTGCTTATTAACTTTTATGGTAAAGAAAGTGATAGCTTTGAAGTAATAGTCGATCGTGAAGGACGCATTAGCATCCCTAACTTAAGCCCAGTACAAGTTGCAGGTTTAACTTTTTCTGAAGTTAAAGAGTTAATTAAAGTTAAAGTAGAGCAAGAAATTATTGGCGTTAAAGTATTTGTGTCGCTTGGTCAGTTACGCAGTATGCGTATTTTAGTACTTGGCGAAGCATACAAGCCTGGTAGTTATAACGTATCGTCGTTAACTACTGTATCACATGCATTATTTGTAAGTGGTGGTGTGTCGGATATTGCCTCATTACGTAATATTCAGGTAAAGCGTGCGGGTAAGGTAGTTGCTAATTTTGATTTGTACGATCTTCTAATTCATGGTGATAGCAGTAACGACATCACTTTAAAGCCTGGTGATGCAGTATTTGTACCTTCAGTTGGTGCTCAAGTAACGGTAGAAGGGTTAGTTAAACGCCCGGCTATTTTCGAACTTAAAAAAGGCGAAACTGCGAAAGAGTTGTTAGCTATGGCTGGTGGCTTAAAACCAGGTGCCTACACTAAAAATGCAGTGGTAGAGCGTTTTAATAACAACCGTAAAGAAGTGCTAACTGTAGACTTTTCAGCTGAAAATATAAATTATATTCCGCAAGATGGCGATCGCATTAGGTTTAATACTATAAGCTCGCAATATAAAAACTCAGTTAATTTAATTGGTGCCGTAGTACGCCCCGGTAGCTATCAATGGCATCAAGGTAAACGTATTTCCGATGTACTAAAGTCGGTACGTGGCGACCTACTTCCGCAAGCTGATTTAAGCTATGGTTTAGTAGTACGAGAAGTAAACATTAATGGCGATATACAAGTACATCAGTTTGATGTAGCTCTCGCCATTATTAAAAATAGCGAAAACGACTTAGCTCTGAGCGCTAACGATAAAATAATTATATTTAGCCGATTTGAAGAAAAACAAGCTGAGCAGTTAGCGCTTAAAAATATGGCACTAAGCCAAAAACAGCAAGAACAGCAACTCAAAACAGAGCTGTGGCATAAATATCAACAAAAAGAGTTTGAAAAATACGTTGGTGCCGAACTAAGTATTAATACTGCATTGCAAAATAGCGATCAAACTTTAACTATTTCACAGGTATCTAAAAAAACAGCGGATAATAAAAGCTTAGTACCAGAGGAGTTTACCTTCTTTAGCCGCAATAAATTGTTATCGCCGATAATAGCTAAATTAAAACAACAAGCATCACTTAATAAAGAAATGCAGCTAGTTGAAATTAATGGCAGTGTAACGTACCCAGGTATTTACCCATTAATGGTTAACGGAAGTGTTGTTGATTTAGTTACCGCTGCAGGCGGTTTACTTGAGTCGGCTTATACAAAACAAGCAGAAATAACACGCATAGCAATTAACGATGGATCTCAAATTGAGCATGTTAGATTCGATTTAGCAAGTGCCATTAAAGGAAACCCTCAAAGTAACATCACACTGCGCAGTAAAGACAGTATCAATATTTTTGCAATTCCAAACTGGCAAGAAAACGTAAAAGTAACTTTAAAGGGCGAGCTATTATTCCCAGGAACTTACACAATTCGCCGCGGCGAAACATTAACTAATTTACTAGAGCGTGCGGGGGGTTTTTCAGATTTTGCAGAGCAAAAAGCTGCGGTATTTATTCGCCAGTCGGTTAAACAGCAAGAGCAGCAGCAATTAGCGCGTTTAGCCACAGAACTACGCCGCGATGTAGCATCAAAAAGCTTTCAGGACTCAGTAAGCAGTAGTGCACTTTCGTACGACGAAATGAACAAACTGCTCAATGATCTAGCCGATGTAGAAGCAGTCGGGCGTTTAGTTATCGACCTTCCTTTAATTGCAAATAATAAGCAAACCCTAGTACTACAAGATGGCGATACACTATATGTACCGAGCAAACGCGACTCTATCAGCGTAGTGGGGGAGGTTAACTACTCAACCACGCATTTATACCAAGCTGGAATAAGTGTGGATGACTATATTAAGCTTAGCGGTGGCTTAAAAGAACGCGCAGACGACGATCGTATCTATATAATTAAAGCTAATGGTTCGGTAAAAATACCCACCACAGGTAGTTGGTTTGCTGCTAATAACTCAGAACAGCTAGAGCCAGGCGACACCATTGTCATACCCATGGATGCCGGCCATATGGATAAGCTAACCCTGTGGAGCACCGCAACGCAAATACTTTACCAATTAGGTGTAGCAGTAGCGGCAATCACCAGTATTTAATTAAAGTAATAAATTAGTAACTAAAGCCAAAGCAACCCTTTGGCTTTAGTTGGTGTGTACAAAATAGTAAAAAATTAGCAATTAAATCAGTATGTAGGAACTGTAACCTAGGGGCGGAAGCGTGTCCGAAAGACTAGAAAGTAAATAGTTTTACATTCTAGCTGATGCGAGAGGAATTCTGCAACGAACAAGATGGATGACTAATAATTAGCTTTAGCTCAGTCTTCAATTGAAAAGTTATAAACTGATTCTAATTCTACTTTAGGCATTAAGCTTGCTAACGCGGAGTATAGCATTGCTATTTCTTAAGTGGTTTTTTAAAAATATAATAACTTGAGCTTACATTCAGGTTATACACAATTTATGACAGCTTACATTAACCGAGATTTATATGGATAATAATTTAACAGGCACGAAAACAAACAATGCATATGCTCAAAACCATAGTGTTGTTGATGAAGATATTGATTTACGTGAACTTTTTTCAATTATTTGGCAGGGTAAATGGATTGTCATTATTATCACTGCTTTATTTGCTATTGCATCTGTGGTTTATGCAATTAAACAGCCCAACATCTATAGAGCAACCACTTTACTTGCGCCAGTGAGCGATCAAAGTGGTGCAGGTGGATTAGCAAAAATGGCAGGACAGTTTGGTGGCTTAGCGAGTCTTGCCGGTATTAATTTAGGTGCAGGTGGCACTGATAAAACGGGTTTAGCTCTTGAAGTATTACAATCACGTCGCTTTATCGAAAGCTTTATTGTCGAACATCAGCTGTTGGTTCCTTTAATCGCAGCTAAAAATTGGAATGCGGTGAATAATGAACTGCTCCTAGATGATGAATTATATAATGCTGAGACTAAAACTTGGATCAGAGAAGTTAAGGCGCCAAAAACAGCAGAGCCATCAACTTGGGAAGCATATAAAGCTTTTAAAAAAGTTTTATCGGTTAATACAGACAAAGAAACTGGCATGATTACCCTTGCTATTGAGCATCATTCTCCTGAAATTGCTAAACAGTGGTTACTTTGGCTAGTAAGTGATATTAACGAAACAATGCGTGACCAAGATAAGCTTGAAGCAAAAAGTAGCATTGAATACCTAGCAAAAAAACTACAAGAAACACAATTAGCAGATATGAAAACGGTATTTTACCAGCTAATAGAAGAGCAAACTAAAACAATAATGCTTGCTGAAGTTGCACAAGAATACGTAGTGAAAACGATTGATCCAGCAAATGCACCAGACGAAAAAGCACATCCAAAACGTGCTTTAATTGTAATTTTAATTACATTACTTGGTCTTGTACTGTCAATTATGTGCACCTTATTGCATTACTTTACAAAAAATAAATTGCTTTGACTCTATTTTAACTACTTTATTCTAGTAAGTTAGCTTAGTAAGCAGTACCTAGGATTAGGGAGCTAGCCCTCAATATAAAAGGCCGTGTTATAATAAAGTTATGGGTTTAATTGTCCGGAAAATTTAATTTGGGAGTTTACTTTGACGACAGTAATTACGTATGGAACATTTGATCTATTTCATGTAGGACATGTGAGGCTACTGAAAAGGCTAAGCCAGTTAGGCGATCAGCTTATTGTAGGCATTTCGTCAGACGAATTTAACTTATTAAAAGGTAAAAGCTCTTTTTTCTCTTACGAAGAAAGAGCCGAGATTGTAGAAAGCTGTAAATACGTCTCAAGTGTTTTTCCAGAGCATGATTGGCAGCAAAAACGCGAAGATATAGTTAAGTACGACGCAGATATCTTTGCCATGGGTGATGACTGGAAAGGTAAGTTTGATGATTTATTTGATCTATGCGAAGTTGTATATCTAACAAGAACAGAAGATGTATCAACTACAAAAATAAAAAAATCA includes the following:
- a CDS encoding SLBB domain-containing protein; amino-acid sequence: MNVLKHLFSALVLICSFSALALTPSASQLEQFKKLPKSQQQALAKQYGVDLSVITGSNQSSNQPKAEEPTIGERDSTQQQNQAETNKNQFKPKTDEVKPFGYELFAGEPTTFMPSETAAVSGTYLVGRGDQLLINFYGKESDSFEVIVDREGRISIPNLSPVQVAGLTFSEVKELIKVKVEQEIIGVKVFVSLGQLRSMRILVLGEAYKPGSYNVSSLTTVSHALFVSGGVSDIASLRNIQVKRAGKVVANFDLYDLLIHGDSSNDITLKPGDAVFVPSVGAQVTVEGLVKRPAIFELKKGETAKELLAMAGGLKPGAYTKNAVVERFNNNRKEVLTVDFSAENINYIPQDGDRIRFNTISSQYKNSVNLIGAVVRPGSYQWHQGKRISDVLKSVRGDLLPQADLSYGLVVREVNINGDIQVHQFDVALAIIKNSENDLALSANDKIIIFSRFEEKQAEQLALKNMALSQKQQEQQLKTELWHKYQQKEFEKYVGAELSINTALQNSDQTLTISQVSKKTADNKSLVPEEFTFFSRNKLLSPIIAKLKQQASLNKEMQLVEINGSVTYPGIYPLMVNGSVVDLVTAAGGLLESAYTKQAEITRIAINDGSQIEHVRFDLASAIKGNPQSNITLRSKDSINIFAIPNWQENVKVTLKGELLFPGTYTIRRGETLTNLLERAGGFSDFAEQKAAVFIRQSVKQQEQQQLARLATELRRDVASKSFQDSVSSSALSYDEMNKLLNDLADVEAVGRLVIDLPLIANNKQTLVLQDGDTLYVPSKRDSISVVGEVNYSTTHLYQAGISVDDYIKLSGGLKERADDDRIYIIKANGSVKIPTTGSWFAANNSEQLEPGDTIVIPMDAGHMDKLTLWSTATQILYQLGVAVAAITSI
- a CDS encoding YjbH domain-containing protein, producing MYRVKPLLVGGLAALCAPVFAADELNSFQSFTGYTGLINTPTAEVLNKGIVDIGYNNQLDLRGTKYLDGHNFIFSAGLFNGFEMSGQIASSSMHDNMFRSEGRGQLRDLSFNAKYQLPYIPQNWFSFAIGAKDIGGAANNYETYYAVASKEVGDFRFSAGIAKSERLTGQMDGAFAGVEWQLFDWFTLQAEHDGEAENAAARITIPKEWLYDIGTLTLTSRFYSNSDFDEQSTYWGVNFSTPLSSTAAPRTASAAPTSYTENNSQPTKTVSTQPASLITADVVTVDAITADTTLIEPVKDDMADNHSLQSNAKKSINVQVASLKTALAADGFENLQVAYNQQNQIVVKFENSVFNRNDIDAFGLVLGRIAEYVTPSNAEFNVVLAKYDIPLMSVSGQVSNYREFIEGSITPDLNITKGTLPMPKALTWVGLTRANSPYFKPRITFGPAITNSYATELGVYDFSLALRADIDLPLWQGGGVTVGGQVHVANSDDFEKKGSFRRLREETGIDRAVFYQTFALPFGLYNQTQVGFFKETYDYTGIINETAWLSDAGRHKISADLGYFEYQNYNGSREYKTLSYQYNWVEQNITLHATAGEFWSEDTGARLESRFWFGDSYISLFYEDTSVRKAGVAFSIPLSPQKDMNVTRFGQVKGTEAWRHTASTQIGQSHNRLVFNQGFTPKTAITLDRTFLNQGRMSSDYIYANLLRLKEVYIKYK
- a CDS encoding mechanosensitive ion channel family protein, translating into MESVLNWLNENSGLILHYGMQAVIALVIFLLGGRIAKFCANLTEKAFDKKKVDKAVGSFVSSIVFAIVFMATVLMALSQIGIETTSFIAILGAAGLAVGLALQGSLSNFASGVLIILLRPFKSGDYVEAGNKAGTIKKIEIFSTELRTPDNKVIIMPNSKIMSDAIVNYSRESTRRIDLVIRVDYDADLRKAKEVLKSILDNEPRILKDPAYNVSVSELAESSVNFIVRPWVESADYWPTYWSLLEEIKVIFDEQGINIPSPQMDVHLHKQD
- a CDS encoding DUF481 domain-containing protein, whose protein sequence is MKLKLLSILVAATAATNAFADDAEQKTWEVTSELGAIITSGNTETTTLKGGIKVLHHLERWNNEYKLDGIYKEDEVENDDGTKDKQRTNEKYAISAQGNYKLNEKHSHLFIYGSHVSDYFGAYRSESVVSAGYGLRLLNEKSMWLNAEIGPGYKYFKYPDVSTEVDENGNSLAGEYEGEIIALGKLDYNWKISDNARFTQLLTVEYGDTNTKTRSETALLAKINGSLQMKVAYNIINNSNVADDKESTDTETSLTLVYSF
- a CDS encoding Wzz/FepE/Etk N-terminal domain-containing protein — protein: MDNNLTGTKTNNAYAQNHSVVDEDIDLRELFSIIWQGKWIVIIITALFAIASVVYAIKQPNIYRATTLLAPVSDQSGAGGLAKMAGQFGGLASLAGINLGAGGTDKTGLALEVLQSRRFIESFIVEHQLLVPLIAAKNWNAVNNELLLDDELYNAETKTWIREVKAPKTAEPSTWEAYKAFKKVLSVNTDKETGMITLAIEHHSPEIAKQWLLWLVSDINETMRDQDKLEAKSSIEYLAKKLQETQLADMKTVFYQLIEEQTKTIMLAEVAQEYVVKTIDPANAPDEKAHPKRALIVILITLLGLVLSIMCTLLHYFTKNKLL
- the tagD gene encoding glycerol-3-phosphate cytidylyltransferase; its protein translation is MTTVITYGTFDLFHVGHVRLLKRLSQLGDQLIVGISSDEFNLLKGKSSFFSYEERAEIVESCKYVSSVFPEHDWQQKREDIVKYDADIFAMGDDWKGKFDDLFDLCEVVYLTRTEDVSTTKIKKSLSKIDVEELDRIESSLHDVISIVKSLSLK